TCGTGATGGGCGAGGGCGCCGCGGTGCTGCTGCTCGAGGAGCGCTCGCGCGCGCTCGCCCGCGGCGCGCGGGTGTACGCGGAGCTGGTGGGCTTCGGCACGACGAACGACGCGTATCACATGACCGCGCCGCGCCCCGACGGCACACAGGCCGCGCGCGCCATGCGTCTCGCGCTCAGCGACGCGGACGTGCAGCCGCACGAGGTGCAGTACGTCAACGCGCACGGCAGCTCCACGCCGCTCAACGACCCGACCGAGACGCTCGCGCTGAAGCAGGTCTTCGGCGACCACGCGTCGAGGCTGCGCGTGAGCTCCACGAAGGGCTACTACGGCCACGCGCTCGGCGCGTCGGGCGCGTTCGAGGCGGCGATCAGCGCGTTCGCGCTGCACGACGAGTGGCTGCCGCCGACGGTGAACCTGCAGTGCCCCGACGACGCGTGCGATCTCGACTACCTCCCGGGTCACGGCCGCGACGCGCGGGTCGAGCACGTGCTGTCGAACAGCTTCGGGTTCGGGGGGATCAACGCCGCGTTAGTATTCCGCAGGGCATGAGGGCAGGAGGGCGCGAAGCGAGGGCAGGAGGCCTCGTGCCCTCCTGCGCTCCTGCCCTCCTGCCCTCCCCTCGATCCCCCATCTCGCCCCTGGCCCCCATGAGAGATTCCCTCCGTCACTTCGTCGCGGAGTTCGTCGGCACGTTCGCGCTCGTCTTCGTCGGCGGCGCGGCGCTCATGATGGCGCAGGGCGGCGCGGGATCGCTCGGCACGGTCGCCGCCGCGCACGGGCTGATCCTCGCCGTGATGGTCTCCGCGGTGATGCGCATCTCCGGCCACTTCAACCCGGCCGTCACGCTCGGCTTCCTCGTCACGCGGCGCATCCAGCCGCTCATGGCCGCGGTGTACGTCGTCGCGCAGCTCGTCGGCGCGATGGCGGCCGCGTACCTCCACAAGGCGGTGGTGCCGAGCGACGTGTACGCCGCGGCGCATGGCGGCACGCTGTCCATCGCGTCCACGGTGAGCGGCGGCCAGGCGTTCGGGCTCGAGGCCGTCGCGACGTTCTTCCTCGTGTTCACCGTGTTCGGCACCGCGGTCGACCCGCAGGCGCCGAAGGTCGGCGGCTTCGCCATCGGGCTCACGGTGGCGGCGGACATCCTCGCCATCGGCCCGATGACGGGCGCCGCGATGAACCCGGCGCGCGCGTTCGGGCCCGCCGTCGCGTTCGGTCAGTGGGAGGGGCAGCTCATCTACTGGGTCGCCCCCATCGTGGGCGGTGTGGTCGCGGCGCTGCTCTACGACCAGCTCTTCCTCCCGCGCGCGCCCGAGATGCCAGGCAGCGGCGCGGTGCAGCCGGCCAAGGGGCGCGGCGCGCCGCGCGAGCACGCAGTCTGACTCGGAGGACGGTGGCGCGAACGGCGCTGGGCACGGCGCCGGCGGTACGGCGCTGGCGGTGAGGCGCGATGAGGCGAACGACGCCCACGACGCTCGAACCGCGCAGTCCGGCGCCGTGCCGCGGCGTGAGACGGTGTTTGCGCTCCATCGCGCCGTATCGCCCGCGCGGCACCGCCCGCGCGCTCCGCCATGTCCCTGACACCTGCCCGTAAGGTGGCTCGTAGGATCAAGCATGCCTGACGATATATCGAACCGCGCCCGGCCGGCCGACGCCTCGACGGCGCCGCTGCCCATCTCGCAGATGCCGGCCTCCGCCTCCCGGGTGGCGGCGAGCGCGATCGAGGCGGCGCGCGAGCGGACGATCCGGGTGCTCACCGACCGCTTCGCCGACGACACGCTGTCCATCGACCAGTTCGAGGCGCTGCTCGACCGGATGTACAAGGCGAGCACGGTATCGGAGCTCGACGGGCTGCTGAGCGAGGTCGAGTCGCGTCCGATGCACCGCGTCGCCGTCACGCCGTCGTACGCCGAGCCCGCGGCGACGCGGCGCGTGCTCTCGATCATGAGCAACACCGAGCGCAGCGGCCGGTGGGCGATGCCGCGTCAGCTCGAGGTACGCTCGCTCATGAGCTCCATCGTGCTCGATCTGCGCGAGACGCCGCTCCCCGCCGGCGTGTGCGAGATCGACCTGCTCGCCGTGATGGCGAACCTCGAGGTCCTCGTGCCCCCCGGCGTCGTCGTCGAGGACCTCGCGCTCGGCGTCATGGCGAACGTCGAGAATCGGACGTTCGACGATCCCGACGCGCCCATCGACGCCCCGCGCATCCGCATCACGGGCACCGCGATCATGGCGAACGTCGAGATCCGCACGGCGCCCGCCGGGCTGCCGTTCCGCGACGCATGGAAGGAGGCGCGCCGCATGTGGCGGCGGCGCCGGCGCGGCGAGATCTAGCGCCTAACGGATCGTCGACGCCGCGCCGTACTTCGCCTCGTAGCGCTCCATCGACTCGTTGATCAGTCGCAGCGCCGACTCGCTCTTCTCCCATCCGATGATCTCGACGCGCTTGCCCTCGAGGTCCTTGTAGATGTGGAAGAAGTGCTCTACTTCCTTGAGGAAGTGCGCCGGCAGATCCGCGATGTCGAAGTACTCCTGGTGCAGCGGATCGTGGCACGGCACGGCGAGGATCTTGTCGTCCGGCTCCCCCTTGTCGAGCATGCGCAGCACGCCGATCGGCCGCGCGTCGATCTGACAGCCGGGGAACGTGGGCTCCTGTATCCGCACCAGGATGTCCATCGGGTCGCCGTCCTCGTGCAGCGTGCGCGGGATGAACCCGTAGTCGCCGGGATAGTGCACGGCGGAGTAGAGCACGCGGTCGAGCCGGAGCAGGCCGGTCTCCTTGTCCAGCTCGTACTTGTTGCGGCTCTTCGCCGGGATCTCGATGATCGCCGTGACCTGGTCAGGCGGATGCGGTCCGGGCGGGAGGTCGTGCCAAGCGTTGATCATGTAGTCATGATAGCGGCGCCGGGTTGCCGCTGGCACCCGCGCCCTCGGCGCGACGCAGCGCCGCGCGCACGCGCGCCCGCCGCCGCCACAGCGTCACCGCGTACACCGCGTAGACGATCGCCGCCACGGCGTAGGCGGCCTCGTAGTAGCCGGCGTTGCTCGGCGGCATCAGTCCTCTCCCCCGCGCAGCTCGGCCAGGCGGTCCCGATCCACCGCGTAGCGGTAGCGCGCGCGCAGCAGCGCCACGAACAGGAGGAAGAATGCGCCGAACGAGAACAGGAACGTCGTCAGCTGCTCCGGCGGCAGCGACGGCGCGCTCGGCTTCAGCAGGATCGGCTGCGGGTGCAGCGTGCGGAACAGGTACACGCTGAGGTGGATGAACGGCACCAGCAGCCCGGCGAGCACGCCGAGCACGGCGGAGTATCGCGCGCGCTGGCCGCGATCCTCGATCGCGTTGCGCAGCGTCAGGTAGCCGAGCACGATGAGCCACGTGAACAGCGTCAGCGTGAGGCGCGCGTCCCACGTCCACCACGTGCCCCAGATCGGCTTCCCCCACAGCGGCCCGGTGAGCAGCGTCACGGTCATGAACGTGAGCCCCACCTCCGCCGCGCTCTCCGCGACGCGGTCCAGCCGCTCCTCGCGCAGCCACAGGTAGAGCGCGCTCGTCACGGCGAGCAGCGCGAAGCACAGGTACAGCGCGATGAACGCCGACGGCACGTGCACGTAGAAGATCTTCTGCGCCGGCCCCTGCGTCGCCTCGATCGGCGTGAACACGATGGCGCGCACGAGCGCCGCCGCGACGGCGACGACGGCGACGCCGAGCAGGAAGTCGGGGCCGTCGCGCGTGGTGGGCGCGGTGCGCGGCATGGTGGGAAGAGCGGTTGCGGGCTGCGTCATGGGTCGGGTCGCGAGCGTGGGCTCACTCCTCGAGCGTGTACGGGAACGCCAGCGTGCACGCGGTCACGAAGACGATGTCGAACGCGGCGAGCATCTGAAGATAGCCCTGGATCTCGCCGAGCGGCCGGCCGGCGAGCAGCCGCGCGGTGCTGAGCGCCGCCGGGACGACGATCGGCACGAAGAACGGCAGCGCCAGCATCGGCAGCAGCAGCTCCGCCAGCCGCGTGTTCACGGTCATCGCGCTGAACAGCGTCCCCACCGCCACGAGGCCGAGCGTCGCGAGCGCGGCGACGATCGCGAGCCCCGGCAGCGTCGCGCCGTGCAGCAGCGGCAGGTCGTAGAACAGCGCCACCGCGGGGATCGTCACGAGCTGCACGGCGCCGACGAACACCACGTTCGCGAGCGCCTTGCCGGCGAACAGCGCCTCTCTCCCGACTGGGGAAGCCAGCAGGCCGTCGATGGCGCGATCGGCTTCCTCGACGCCGAACGAGCGGTGCAGGCCGAGCAGCCCCGCGAACGTGAAGATGACCCACAGCACGCCGGGCGCCAGGTCGATCGCCGACACCGCCGTGGGATCCCACGAGAAGTGGAACACCGCGACGGCGAGCAGCGCGAACACGATCGCCGCGAAGAACGCGCTGCGGGTGCGGAACTCGATCGTGAGGTCCTTGCGCGCCACGAGCCACGCGGTGCCGAGAAAGCTCACGCCGTCCCCGTGACGAGCGCGCGGTACGCGTCCGCGAACGCCGCCGCGTCGACGCCGGCGCGCGCCTCGACGCGCACGAGCCGACCGGCGAGCATCACCCCGACGCGCGTGCCGAGCGCGAGCCCCTCGGCCAGGTTGTGCGTCACGAGCACGAGCGCCGCGCCGTGCGCCTTCAGCGCGCCGATGGCGTCGGTGAGCGCGCGCGCGCGCCGACCTCGTCGAGCCCCGTGAACGGCTCGTCGAGCAGCACGATGCTGGGCTGGTGCACCATCGCCCGCGCGATGGAGACGCGCTGCTGCAGCCCGCGACTGAGTCGACGTACCGGCGTGTTCGCGCGGTCGGCCACGCGCATGCGCTCGAGCGACGCCATCGCGGCGCGCGCCGGATCGGGCACGCCGTAGAGCCGCGCCGCGAACTCCACGTTCTCGCGCGCACTGAGCGCGGCGTAGAGAAGGCTGTGGTGCGAGATGAGCCCCACGCGCGCCCGCACCGCCGGCGCCGCGTCGCGGTCCAACGACACCCCGCCGATGCGCGCGGTGCCGCGCGTGGGGCGCAGCAGCCCCGCGAGCATGCGCAGCAGCGTCGTCTTCCCCGCCCCGTTCGGCCCGAACAGCGCGAGACATTCGCCGCCGCCGAGCGCGAAGCTCACGTCGTCCACCGCGCGCCGACCGGCGCCGAACGCGCGCGTGAGCCCCACCGCCTCCACGACGGGCGTGGCGACGGCGGCGGCGCGTTCGCTCTCGGGGACGGCTTCCGGCGCGGCGGTCATGGCACGAACGGTAACCGGCCCGTCGCCGCGGCGCACTCTTGCGCGGCTCGTCGACCGCTGCCTCCTTGCGCGCATGTCATCCGCCGACTCCTTCGAGCCGGTCGCGCGACGGTCGCGAACGCGCCGTCGCGGCTGCGGCTGCATGCCCTTCTTCGTGCTATGCGCGGTGCTCGTGCTCGGACCGTCGCTCTGGCTCGACGCGAACGGGCACGTGTCGCGCGCGCGCGTGGAGCGGAAGCGCGAGGACGTCCGCATCGCCTCCGACGGCGCCTGGACCCGCGCGTTCCTGCTCGACGTCGCCCCCGCTGGCGAGACGTCGCCGATCACGCCGACGGTGAGCGTCGACGAGGCGCGCTACGACCGGCTGCGCGTCGGCGACACGGTGCGCGTCCGCACCGTCGCGTGCTGCCCGATCTTCGCGCGGCTCGCCGATCGCAGCACGCTGGACTGGATGCGCGACCTCGCACCGATGGTGCTGCACGGCGGGCGCTGGGTGATCTGGCTCGTCGGCGGCATCGCGGTCCTCGCGTTCGCCGGCCGGCGCGGCACGGCCTTCCTGCTCGCGGCGGCCGTCGCATGGGGCGTCGCCGCGCTCGCGCTGGACCGCGCGACGCCGGGCCCGCTGCCTAACGACGGGCCGCTGCGGGCCGCGGCGCGCGTGCACGCCGTGCGCACGGTGGAGTACGCGCTGTCGACGAGCCGGCGCGACGACTTCGAGCTCCCGCAGCCGTACGACGTCGCGGAGCTCGCGTTCGTCCCCGCCCCCGGCGCCGACACGGTCGTCGCCGTTGACGCCGTGGACGACGGCACCATGCCGCAGCTCGTCATGGGCGGCACGGTGCCGGTGCGCTTCGACCCCGCTCGGCCGCGCGCCGCGACCATCGACGGCGGCGACCGGAGCTACGTCGACCGCAATCGTCCGCTGTTCATCGCGATCGTCGGCGGGGTGTTCGCGCTGGCGACGCTCATCGGGCTGATCCTCACCCGCAAGCAGCCGCGGCGCCGCCGGCGCTGATCCGCCGGGCACCGCTCCACGTACGCGTTTCTATGGGACTGAAGAAGGACTCAAGGAGGACTGAAGAAGGAGAACACCAACAGAGTTGTTGGTCCTTGTTCAGTCCTCCTTCAGTCCTTCTTCAGTCCAACGAACAGTCGTACGTGGAGTCACGCCCGCAGATCCACGTCCTTCGTCTCGCGCACGAACAGCGCGCCGACCACGAACGTCACGGCGGCGATCACGATCGGGTACCACAGCCCCGAGTACATGTCGCCCGTCGCCGCCACGATCGCGAACGCCGTCGTCGGCAGGAAGCCGCCGAACCACCCGTTGCCGATGTGATACGGCAGCGACATCGACGTGTAGCGGATGCGCGTCGGGAACATCTCCACGAGCATCGCCGCGATCGGGCCGTACACCATCGTCACGTACAGCACGAGCACGAACAGGATGGCGACCACCATGCCGCGGTTCGTGCGCGCCGGATCCGCCTTCGCGGGGTAGCCCGCCGCCTTCAGCGTGGCGCCGAGCGTGGAGTCGAACGCCGCGCCGCGCGCCTTCGCGTCCGGCGCCGCGGCGTCGTACGACGGGATCACCGCCCCGCCGACGTGCACGGCGGGCGGCGCGTCGAACTCCGCCGCGTTGTGGTACGGCACGCCCGCCTTCACGAGCGCCGTCTTCGCGACGTCGCACGGCGACGTGAACTTGCTCTTCCCCACGGGATCGAACTGCACCGAGCACGACGCGGGATCCGCGGTCACCGTCACCGGCGCGCGCTGCTGCGCCGCCTCCAGCGCGGGGTTCGCGTAGTGCGTGAGCGCGCGGAACAGCGGGAAGTACGTGAGCGCCGCGAGCAGGCACCCGCCGAGGATGATCGGCTTGCGGCCGATGCGGTCGGACAGCGAGCCGAACACGATGAAGAACGGAGTGCCTAACAGCAGCGCCGCCGCCATCATGAGGTTCGCCGTCTGCCCGTCCACCTTGAGCGACTGCGTGAGGAAGAACAGCGCGTAGAACTGCCCCGCGTACCACACCACCGCCTGCCCCATCACGAGGCCGAACAGCGCGAGCAGCACGACGCGCAGGTTCGGCCAGCGGCCGAACGAGTCGCGCAGCGGCTGCTTCGAGTGCTTGCCCTCGGCCTTCATGGCCTGGAACACCGGGCTCTCGTTCAGCCGCAGGCGGATCCACACCGACACGCCCAGGAGCACGAGCGACACGAGGAACGGGATGCGCCAGCCCCACGCCTCGAACGCCTCGGTGCCGAGCGCGAGGCGGCAGCCGAGGATCACGAGCAGCGAGAGAAAGAGCCCGAGCGTCGCCGTCGTCTGGATCCACGCCGTGTACTGCCCGCGTTTGCCGTTCGGCGCGTGCTCCGCGACGTAGGTCGCCGCCCCACCATACTCGCCGCCGAGCGCGAGCCCCTGCAGCAGGCGCAGGGAGATCAGCGTCACCGGGGCCGCCACGCCGATCGACGCGTACCCCGGCAGCACGCCGACGAGGAACGTCGACACGCCCATGATGAGGATCGTGACGAGGAACGTGTACTTCCGCCCCACGAGATCTCCCAGCCGCCCGAAGATCAGCGCGCCGAACGGCCGCACCGCGAACCCCGCGGCGAACGCGAGCAGCGCGAAGATGAACGCCGCCGTCGGGTTCACGCCGGAGAAGAACTGCTTCGAGATGATCGCCGCGAGCGATCCGTACAGGTAGAAGTCGTACCACTCGAACATCGTGCCGAGCGACGACGCGAAGATCACGGTGCGGACGTCGCGTGCGGAGAGCACGCGCTCGCCCGGAGCGGCCAGCGGCAGGCCAATGGCCGGCGGGGTGGTGGTCGCCACGGATCGGGCTCCTGGTTCGGTGTCGGGCGGACTCTGCGTCGTTGCGCGCGCCTTCGCAATCCTTGCATGTTTCCAGTCGCGAGCCACCCACGCGCCCAGAGCCGAGCATGAGCGACCTCGACGTCCTGCTCCAGGAAGACCGCAGCTTCCCGCCGCCGCCACAGTTCAGCGCCCAGGCCCACACCGCCGGCGCCGACATCTATCGGGACGCCGCGCGGGACCCCGACGCATTCTGGGCCCGCATGGCCCGCGAGCTGACGTGGATCGAGCCGTTCACGCGCGTCCTCGACTGGAAGCCGCCGCACGCGCAGTGGTTCGCCGACGGCACGCTGAACGCGAGCGCGAACTGCCTCGATCGGCACGTCGACGGGCCGCGGCGCAACAAGGCGGCCATCGTGTGGGAGGGAGAGCCCGGCGACCGGCGCACGCTCACCTACTGGGACCTGTACCGCGAGGTGAACCTCTTCGCGAAGGTCCTCGACCGGCTCGGCGTGAAGAAGGGCGACCGCGTCGCGATCTACCTCCCGATGATCCCCGAGGCGGTCGTCGCGATGCTCGGCTGCGCGCGCGTCGGCGCCGTGCACTCCGTGGTGTTCGGCGGCTTCTCGCCCGAGTCGCTGCGCGACCGCATCAACGACTCGCGGTGCAAGCTGCTCATCACCGCCGACCGCGGGTACCGGCGCGGCCAGGTCGTGCCGCTCAAGCGCAACGCCGACCGCGCGCTCGAGGAGACGCCGTCGATCGAGAACGTCATCGTCGTTAGGCGGCGGCCCGGCGCGGAGGGCGACCTCGCGTTCCCCGAGATCGTCGAGGGGCGCGACCACTGGTGGCACCGCCTCATGCACGACGCGGAGCACGACGGCGAGTCGTTCGTCCGCGAGCCCGAGGCGATGAACGCGGAGGACCTGCTCTACATCCTCTACACCTCCGGCACGACGGGGAAGCCGAAGGGGATCGTGCACACGACCGGCGGCTACATGACCGGGGTCGCGGCGACCACGAAGTACGTGTTCGACCTGAAGGACGAGGACGTGTACTGGTGCACTGCCGACATCGGGTGGGTGACGGGACACAGCTACATCGTCTACGGGCCGCTCGCCGTCGGCGCCACGTGCGTCGTCTACGAGGGCGCGCCCGACTGGCCGGACAAGGACCGCTTCTGGCAGATCTGCGAGCGCTACGGCGTGACCATCTTCTACACCGCGCCGACGGCGATCCGCGCGTTCATGAAGTGGGGCACCGAGTTCCCGGCGCGCCGCGACCTGTCGCGTCTGCGACTGTTAGGCAGCGTCGGCGAGCCGATCAACCCCGAAGCATGGATGTGGTACCACGAGCACATCGGCGGCGGCCGGTGCCCGATCGTGGACACGTGGTGGCAGACGGAGACGGGGGCGATCATGATCACGCCGCTCCCCGGCGTCACCGCGACGAAGCCCGGATCCGCCACCGTCCCGTTCCCCGGCGTCTCGGCCGCGCTCCTCGATTCGTTAGGCAAGGAGATCCCCGAGGGGGGCGGGCTTCTCGCGCTCACCCGCCCCTGGCCGTCGATGCTGCGCACCATCTGGGGCGACGACGACCGCTACGTGCAGACGTACTTCTCGAAGTGGGAGGGGCGCCCGGATCTCTACTTCCCCGGCGACGGCGCGAAGCGCGACGCCGACGGCTACTACTGGATCCTCGGCCGCGTCGACGACGTGCTGAACGTCGCGGGGCACCGCATCGGCACCATGGAGGTCGAGAGCGCGCTCGTCGACCATCCCGCGGTCGCCGAGGCCGCCGTCGTCGGCAAGGTGCACGAGCTGAAGGGACAGGCGATCGCCGCGTTCGTCACGCTCCGCTCCGGCCACCAGCCGAGCGGCGAGCTGCGCGACGAGCTGCGCGAGCACGTCGCCGAGAAGATCGGCGCCATCGCGCGGCCGGACGACATCCTGTTCTCCGCGGACTTGCCGAAGACGCGCTCCGGCAAGATCATGCGCCGCCTGCTCCGCGACATCGCCGAGGGCCGCGCGCTCGGCGACACCACGACGCTCGCCGATCCCGGCGTCGTCGCGAGCCTGAAGGAGCAGTACGAACACCAGGAGTCGTGACTCGGGACTCGGGACTCGGGACTCGTACGGCAACCGAGTCCCGAGTCCCGAGTCCCGAGTCCCGACTCCCGAGTCCCGACTCCCGGCTGGTACGGACCCTGCCCTCTCGAAGCCAGACCCCCGCTAAGGACCGCCCATGCTCGGCAAGCTCT
This DNA window, taken from Gemmatirosa kalamazoonensis, encodes the following:
- a CDS encoding MIP/aquaporin family protein, which codes for MRDSLRHFVAEFVGTFALVFVGGAALMMAQGGAGSLGTVAAAHGLILAVMVSAVMRISGHFNPAVTLGFLVTRRIQPLMAAVYVVAQLVGAMAAAYLHKAVVPSDVYAAAHGGTLSIASTVSGGQAFGLEAVATFFLVFTVFGTAVDPQAPKVGGFAIGLTVAADILAIGPMTGAAMNPARAFGPAVAFGQWEGQLIYWVAPIVGGVVAALLYDQLFLPRAPEMPGSGAVQPAKGRGAPREHAV
- a CDS encoding DUF1707 domain-containing protein, which translates into the protein MPDDISNRARPADASTAPLPISQMPASASRVAASAIEAARERTIRVLTDRFADDTLSIDQFEALLDRMYKASTVSELDGLLSEVESRPMHRVAVTPSYAEPAATRRVLSIMSNTERSGRWAMPRQLEVRSLMSSIVLDLRETPLPAGVCEIDLLAVMANLEVLVPPGVVVEDLALGVMANVENRTFDDPDAPIDAPRIRITGTAIMANVEIRTAPAGLPFRDAWKEARRMWRRRRRGEI
- a CDS encoding inorganic diphosphatase, with translation MNAWHDLPPGPHPPDQVTAIIEIPAKSRNKYELDKETGLLRLDRVLYSAVHYPGDYGFIPRTLHEDGDPMDILVRIQEPTFPGCQIDARPIGVLRMLDKGEPDDKILAVPCHDPLHQEYFDIADLPAHFLKEVEHFFHIYKDLEGKRVEIIGWEKSESALRLINESMERYEAKYGAASTIR
- the ccsA gene encoding cytochrome c biogenesis protein CcsA, with translation MTQPATALPTMPRTAPTTRDGPDFLLGVAVVAVAAALVRAIVFTPIEATQGPAQKIFYVHVPSAFIALYLCFALLAVTSALYLWLREERLDRVAESAAEVGLTFMTVTLLTGPLWGKPIWGTWWTWDARLTLTLFTWLIVLGYLTLRNAIEDRGQRARYSAVLGVLAGLLVPFIHLSVYLFRTLHPQPILLKPSAPSLPPEQLTTFLFSFGAFFLLFVALLRARYRYAVDRDRLAELRGGED
- a CDS encoding heme exporter protein CcmB: MSFLGTAWLVARKDLTIEFRTRSAFFAAIVFALLAVAVFHFSWDPTAVSAIDLAPGVLWVIFTFAGLLGLHRSFGVEEADRAIDGLLASPVGREALFAGKALANVVFVGAVQLVTIPAVALFYDLPLLHGATLPGLAIVAALATLGLVAVGTLFSAMTVNTRLAELLLPMLALPFFVPIVVPAALSTARLLAGRPLGEIQGYLQMLAAFDIVFVTACTLAFPYTLEE
- a CDS encoding ABC transporter ATP-binding protein — protein: MTAAPEAVPESERAAAVATPVVEAVGLTRAFGAGRRAVDDVSFALGGGECLALFGPNGAGKTTLLRMLAGLLRPTRGTARIGGVSLDRDAAPAVRARVGLISHHSLLYAALSARENVEFAARLYGVPDPARAAMASLERMRVADRANTPVRRLSRGLQQRVSIARAMVHQPSIVLLDEPFTGLDEVGARARSPTPSAR
- a CDS encoding DUF3592 domain-containing protein, giving the protein MPFFVLCAVLVLGPSLWLDANGHVSRARVERKREDVRIASDGAWTRAFLLDVAPAGETSPITPTVSVDEARYDRLRVGDTVRVRTVACCPIFARLADRSTLDWMRDLAPMVLHGGRWVIWLVGGIAVLAFAGRRGTAFLLAAAVAWGVAALALDRATPGPLPNDGPLRAAARVHAVRTVEYALSTSRRDDFELPQPYDVAELAFVPAPGADTVVAVDAVDDGTMPQLVMGGTVPVRFDPARPRAATIDGGDRSYVDRNRPLFIAIVGGVFALATLIGLILTRKQPRRRRR
- a CDS encoding MFS transporter; this translates as MFEWYDFYLYGSLAAIISKQFFSGVNPTAAFIFALLAFAAGFAVRPFGALIFGRLGDLVGRKYTFLVTILIMGVSTFLVGVLPGYASIGVAAPVTLISLRLLQGLALGGEYGGAATYVAEHAPNGKRGQYTAWIQTTATLGLFLSLLVILGCRLALGTEAFEAWGWRIPFLVSLVLLGVSVWIRLRLNESPVFQAMKAEGKHSKQPLRDSFGRWPNLRVVLLALFGLVMGQAVVWYAGQFYALFFLTQSLKVDGQTANLMMAAALLLGTPFFIVFGSLSDRIGRKPIILGGCLLAALTYFPLFRALTHYANPALEAAQQRAPVTVTADPASCSVQFDPVGKSKFTSPCDVAKTALVKAGVPYHNAAEFDAPPAVHVGGAVIPSYDAAAPDAKARGAAFDSTLGATLKAAGYPAKADPARTNRGMVVAILFVLVLYVTMVYGPIAAMLVEMFPTRIRYTSMSLPYHIGNGWFGGFLPTTAFAIVAATGDMYSGLWYPIVIAAVTFVVGALFVRETKDVDLRA
- the acs gene encoding acetate--CoA ligase — protein: MSDLDVLLQEDRSFPPPPQFSAQAHTAGADIYRDAARDPDAFWARMARELTWIEPFTRVLDWKPPHAQWFADGTLNASANCLDRHVDGPRRNKAAIVWEGEPGDRRTLTYWDLYREVNLFAKVLDRLGVKKGDRVAIYLPMIPEAVVAMLGCARVGAVHSVVFGGFSPESLRDRINDSRCKLLITADRGYRRGQVVPLKRNADRALEETPSIENVIVVRRRPGAEGDLAFPEIVEGRDHWWHRLMHDAEHDGESFVREPEAMNAEDLLYILYTSGTTGKPKGIVHTTGGYMTGVAATTKYVFDLKDEDVYWCTADIGWVTGHSYIVYGPLAVGATCVVYEGAPDWPDKDRFWQICERYGVTIFYTAPTAIRAFMKWGTEFPARRDLSRLRLLGSVGEPINPEAWMWYHEHIGGGRCPIVDTWWQTETGAIMITPLPGVTATKPGSATVPFPGVSAALLDSLGKEIPEGGGLLALTRPWPSMLRTIWGDDDRYVQTYFSKWEGRPDLYFPGDGAKRDADGYYWILGRVDDVLNVAGHRIGTMEVESALVDHPAVAEAAVVGKVHELKGQAIAAFVTLRSGHQPSGELRDELREHVAEKIGAIARPDDILFSADLPKTRSGKIMRRLLRDIAEGRALGDTTTLADPGVVASLKEQYEHQES